In Bacteroidota bacterium, the genomic window TTTCTTGCTGGTGAGCATGAGAATCGGGGTCTCCATCCCCTGCCCGCGCAGGTCCCGGCACACCTCCAGTCCGTTTTTTTTCGGCAGCATGATATCGAGAATAATCAGCGCGATATTCTCGCGTTTGGCCATGAGGCAGCCCTTCTCGCCGTCGGTTGCCGTCAGGACATCATAGTGCTCTTCCGCGAGCGAATCGACCAAACCCCGAAGTATCGCCGGGTCGTCCTCGATGACCAGAATGCGTTTCATCCGTTTGCCCCCTTGGTTGAGTCTGAGTGCTGATCCGGGAAATAGACCGTGAACTCGCTTCCTTCGCCCGGAGCACTCTTCACTTCGATATGCCCCCCGTGCGCTTCGACAATATGCTTCACCAGCGCGAGGCCGAGCCCCGTCCCTCCGGCGCCGGTTTCCTTCCCGCCGTGCGTCCGGTAGAACGGCTCAAAAATATGCTCGAGTTCGGCGGAAGCGATGCCTATGCCGTGGTCTTTGACCCTGATTGCGACCGAACCGTTCTGCCGGAATGTCGACACCTCAATCTCCTTCTTCTCCGGGGAATATTTCATCGCGTTGGTGAGAAGATTGATCGACGCCTCGGTCATGGCATCGGGGTCGGCAGAGAGAACGGCGTCGCCCGCCTCAAGGCGCCTGAGGACCGTAAAGTGTCCCATGCTCAGCTGGTAGTCCATGGTTTGCAGGACATGCAGCATGAGCTGGTCGATCGAGACATCGGAAAAGTGATACTCCTTGACCCCCCGTTCCACCCGGGCGAAGTCGAGCACGTTGTTGATGAGCCGCGTCAGCCGGTCGCTTTCCCCTTCAATGACCTTCAGATACTCTTCCACCCGGGAGGCGGGGAGATGTTTCTTCGTTCGAAGAAGTTCCGCGAACATACGGATGGACGTGAGCGGAGTTTTCAGATCATGAGAGACGCTCGACACAAAGTAGGACTTCAGTTGACTCAACTCCCGCAACCGTTCTCCGGACTCCCGCTCGACGAACAGCTTTTCCTGGAGGATGATCCTCTGGACCAGGAGGCCTGCATGGAGCGTGATCGTGGTGAGAAGGTCGACGTCTTCGACGGTAAACCGCACCTGCGATTTCTTCGGCCCGAGGACCAGAAATCCGAGAATTTCCTTCTCCTCAGTCATCATCGGAATCACGAGGGCCATTCCCCAACGGCGGAACACTTCCGCATCCGCCGATTCGTACCGCTGCCCGGGTTCGATGCGATCATCGAGCGCGACCGGCAGGCGCAATTCGCTCTTCAGATTCTCGCTCTGGAGCCGCACCCCGTGCGTTTCCAGCATGTCAAAACCCTTGTGCGCGAGCAACTGCATGCGCTGGCTCCCCTCCGTGACGAGGAAAAATCCGATCCGCTCGACGGGAAGAAGCTCGTCGACCCGGTGCACGATCAGTTCCGACATCGCTGTCGTATCGACCCTTTCCTTCATGTCATCAACGAGCCGGCGGAGGGATTCGCGGTAATTATATTGCACGCGAAAAAACGCCCTGTCCACGAACCGCTGGGTCCTCGCGCGGAGAGGATCGAACAGGAATACGATGAGGATCGCCGCCGCGGCGGGGATCCATGGCGAAGAAAGCGGCGCGGCGCTCCCAACGACGACGGTCGCCAGCGCGACCAGACCCGCATAGGTCCCCAGGAGCGCGCCGGCGATGATGACATAGACCGCGCTCCGATTGATCAACAGATCGATGTCCATGACATGGTATCGCGCAATCGAGATCGCGAACGTCAGGGGTATGAGGAGCAGGAAGAGCTTGAAGACATATTCCGGAACCAGCGGCAGCCGGCCCATCGCGAGGGGAAGGACCCAGAAGAAGAGAAATGGAGCGGTCCCGGCGCAAAGGCCGAAGAGAATCCAGCGGATTTTCCTCTTCTCCGAGGTGGCCGAGGCTTGCCGGTACGAAAGTATGAAGTTGCCG contains:
- a CDS encoding HAMP domain-containing sensor histidine kinase is translated as MAEDHRFAPSIRIARAPILLLDLVFVIYACFAIYHGVVKPALPGQLSLPYPVVVEGVKISNPDEAEFLVSSHMVGDSVRIALSEGSEPEIVALVPHHDRFDFILDLLVAFLILALGALIYLFRRDDPAAVVFHLATITLAAALLGTKTIYAVGPPWVGVLCCRFFFLSYMMIPVLFVHFTFLFPAVRRQPYVRAMRWVYAGAFLLAVWGGISYLHAAEARTIGSFRESSTIAMILNAVVFIALFSGVGNFILSYRQASATSEKRKIRWILFGLCAGTAPFLFFWVLPLAMGRLPLVPEYVFKLFLLLIPLTFAISIARYHVMDIDLLINRSAVYVIIAGALLGTYAGLVALATVVVGSAAPLSSPWIPAAAAILIVFLFDPLRARTQRFVDRAFFRVQYNYRESLRRLVDDMKERVDTTAMSELIVHRVDELLPVERIGFFLVTEGSQRMQLLAHKGFDMLETHGVRLQSENLKSELRLPVALDDRIEPGQRYESADAEVFRRWGMALVIPMMTEEKEILGFLVLGPKKSQVRFTVEDVDLLTTITLHAGLLVQRIILQEKLFVERESGERLRELSQLKSYFVSSVSHDLKTPLTSIRMFAELLRTKKHLPASRVEEYLKVIEGESDRLTRLINNVLDFARVERGVKEYHFSDVSIDQLMLHVLQTMDYQLSMGHFTVLRRLEAGDAVLSADPDAMTEASINLLTNAMKYSPEKKEIEVSTFRQNGSVAIRVKDHGIGIASAELEHIFEPFYRTHGGKETGAGGTGLGLALVKHIVEAHGGHIEVKSAPGEGSEFTVYFPDQHSDSTKGANG